One Paraburkholderia phytofirmans OLGA172 genomic window carries:
- a CDS encoding M61 family metallopeptidase: MKPIRYTIVPKQPAAHLFEVTVTVADPDPAGQRFMLPVWIPGSYMVREFARNIVTLRATNDAGRKVRVEKTDKHTWQAAPVKGALTLRYEVYAWDLSVRAAHLDETTGFFNGTSVFLSPLGHEEAQCVVDIQKPEGAAHRNWRVATALPEMRGTKRYGFGEYRAQNYDELIDHPVTLGEFALETFKAHGVPHDIVVAGRVVGLDMARLSADLKRICEAQIALFEPKSKKAPMDRYVFMTQAVTDGYGGLEHRASTALICNRGDLPVVGRDAATEGYRTYLGLCSHEYFHTWNVKRIKPAVFAPYDLSVENYTPLLWLFEGFTSYYDDLILVRSGLISQDEYFGMLGKVIGGVLRGSGRLKQTVAESSFDAWVKYYRQDENAPNAIVSYYTKGSLVALAFDLTIRAQTNNRQSLDDVMRLLWQRFGRDFYRGKPVGVEEGEIEAIFAEATGVQLGELFAEAVYGTGDLPLETLLVPFGVTLAPELEKNGKPSLGARVRGGADCTLAAVHDGGAAQKAGLSAGDVLIALDGLRVTGSNLDSLLSRYLPGAKVEVHAFRRDELRTAQVKLDGPEVSRYKLAVSDKRAAARKARERWIAS; this comes from the coding sequence ACCATCGTTCCCAAACAACCCGCCGCCCATCTGTTCGAAGTCACCGTGACCGTTGCCGATCCCGATCCGGCCGGCCAGCGTTTCATGCTGCCGGTGTGGATTCCCGGCAGCTATATGGTGCGCGAATTTGCCCGCAACATCGTCACGCTGCGCGCCACCAATGACGCGGGGCGGAAGGTGCGCGTCGAAAAGACCGACAAGCACACGTGGCAGGCAGCGCCGGTCAAAGGCGCGCTAACGCTGCGCTACGAGGTGTATGCATGGGATCTGTCGGTGCGCGCGGCGCATCTTGACGAGACGACGGGCTTTTTCAACGGCACCAGCGTGTTCCTGTCGCCGCTCGGTCACGAGGAAGCACAGTGTGTGGTCGATATCCAGAAGCCGGAAGGCGCGGCGCATCGCAACTGGCGTGTCGCGACCGCGCTACCGGAGATGCGCGGCACGAAGCGCTACGGCTTCGGCGAGTATCGTGCGCAGAACTATGACGAGCTGATCGATCACCCGGTCACGTTGGGTGAGTTCGCGCTGGAGACGTTCAAGGCGCACGGCGTACCACACGATATCGTGGTCGCGGGGCGCGTGGTCGGGCTTGATATGGCGCGTCTGTCCGCCGATCTGAAGCGCATCTGCGAAGCGCAGATCGCGTTGTTCGAGCCGAAGTCGAAGAAGGCGCCCATGGACCGTTACGTGTTCATGACCCAGGCCGTCACCGATGGTTATGGCGGACTGGAACATCGCGCCTCGACCGCGCTGATCTGCAATCGCGGCGATCTGCCGGTGGTAGGCCGCGACGCGGCCACCGAGGGCTACCGAACCTACCTCGGCCTGTGCAGCCACGAATACTTTCACACCTGGAATGTGAAGCGCATCAAGCCGGCCGTGTTTGCGCCGTACGACTTGAGCGTCGAAAACTACACGCCGCTGCTGTGGCTGTTCGAAGGCTTCACCTCTTACTACGACGACCTGATCCTCGTGCGCAGCGGCCTGATCTCGCAAGACGAGTATTTCGGCATGCTCGGCAAGGTGATTGGCGGCGTGCTGCGGGGCAGTGGCCGTCTGAAGCAGACGGTGGCCGAAAGCTCGTTCGACGCCTGGGTCAAATACTATCGGCAGGATGAAAACGCGCCGAACGCGATTGTCAGCTATTACACCAAGGGCTCGCTGGTTGCGCTCGCGTTCGATCTGACGATTCGCGCGCAGACCAATAACCGCCAATCGCTCGACGACGTGATGCGCCTGCTGTGGCAGCGGTTTGGGCGCGACTTCTATCGTGGCAAGCCCGTCGGCGTCGAAGAAGGTGAGATCGAGGCGATTTTTGCCGAAGCGACCGGCGTGCAGCTGGGCGAATTGTTCGCCGAAGCCGTGTACGGCACGGGCGATCTGCCCCTCGAGACGCTGCTCGTGCCGTTCGGCGTCACGCTCGCGCCGGAATTGGAAAAGAACGGCAAGCCGTCGCTCGGCGCGCGCGTGCGCGGCGGCGCGGATTGCACACTGGCGGCGGTTCACGACGGCGGCGCCGCGCAAAAAGCCGGCCTCTCGGCGGGCGACGTGCTGATCGCGCTCGACGGTCTGCGCGTAACCGGCTCGAATCTTGATTCGCTGCTGTCGCGCTATTTGCCGGGTGCAAAAGTCGAAGTCCATGCCTTCCGCCGCGACGAACTGCGTACCGCGCAAGTCAAGCTGGACGGGCCTGAGGTGTCGCGCTACAAGCTCGCCGTGAGCGACAAGCGGGCTGCCGCGCGCAAGGCGCGGGAGCGCTGGATCGCAAGTTGA